From Catenulispora sp. MAP5-51, the proteins below share one genomic window:
- a CDS encoding AAA family ATPase: protein MSSDTDTDGGSGGTDMGSETGGAGSGSGTRAGTGGTGTGTGTSSGGPGTGTDTSPRAAAGTRPDPPGFPAFVSEVAGTLAVHSQYVLHGNLRDQFPVSQPGRPPRPTSLLPLLWQALEPRGYECFICFDIVDGISVHPETPAALAAAHRLLGNRAVGRRPTLERMRPLLAKVVGAPAQPPADAGASTGAGSASQTPQTGPSGQADRAEPAEHAKPPACVPPVRAAVVFDYASRITHMPGQLDTGERDFFLYCLKLALTAKPLRPQGAEGHLFNPIIWLADGERDLPAWLTAGADPIRTVAVGLPTLGDREAHARVLVPRLPSPPADPAAAELTAKEFAGRTDGMTLRSMTEIARLSLDRGIAADRVADAVRIYKLGVEQNPWRQDSIRSHILEGEKVIRDNVIGQERAVGKTLDILKRAALGLSGAQATSTKSRPRGVLFFAGPTGVGKTELAKQVAALLFGDVDSYLRFDMSEFAADHAADRLIGAPPGYVGYEAGGELTGAVRRNPFQVVLFDEIEKAHRLVLDKFLQILEDGRLTDGQGVTTYFSECVLIFTSNLGVVATDPESGERRQIVQPGMPYSELESKVTAAVRDHFTSQIGRPELLNRLGDNIVVFDFIGPAAAEEICAKQIGNIVQTIDRELEIELRFDETARRHLIQACVQDSANGGRGIGNRLESNLINPLARLLFDEEAGAGATVEILAVIPGDVVSAPRLRARVTPGARR from the coding sequence ATGAGCTCCGACACTGATACGGACGGCGGCAGCGGCGGCACCGACATGGGCTCCGAGACCGGCGGCGCCGGCAGCGGCAGCGGCACTCGCGCGGGCACCGGCGGCACCGGCACCGGCACCGGCACCAGCAGCGGCGGCCCTGGCACCGGCACTGACACCAGCCCCCGCGCCGCCGCCGGAACGCGGCCCGATCCGCCCGGCTTCCCGGCCTTCGTCAGCGAGGTCGCCGGCACCCTCGCGGTGCATTCGCAGTACGTCCTGCACGGCAATCTGCGCGACCAGTTCCCGGTGTCACAGCCCGGCCGGCCGCCGCGGCCGACGTCGCTGCTGCCATTGCTGTGGCAGGCGCTGGAACCGCGTGGATACGAGTGCTTCATCTGTTTCGACATCGTGGACGGGATCAGCGTCCATCCGGAGACCCCGGCCGCGCTGGCCGCCGCGCATCGGCTGTTGGGCAACCGCGCCGTCGGACGCCGGCCGACCTTGGAGCGGATGCGGCCGCTGCTGGCCAAGGTGGTCGGCGCTCCCGCCCAGCCGCCCGCCGATGCCGGCGCCAGCACCGGCGCCGGCTCGGCAAGTCAGACCCCTCAGACCGGCCCCAGTGGCCAGGCAGATCGGGCCGAACCGGCCGAGCACGCCAAGCCACCCGCCTGCGTCCCGCCGGTGCGCGCCGCCGTCGTCTTCGACTACGCCTCGCGGATAACGCACATGCCGGGCCAGCTGGACACCGGCGAGCGCGACTTCTTCCTCTACTGCCTGAAGCTCGCGCTCACCGCGAAACCGCTTCGGCCGCAGGGCGCCGAGGGCCACCTGTTCAACCCGATCATCTGGCTCGCCGACGGGGAGCGGGACCTGCCGGCCTGGCTGACCGCCGGCGCCGATCCGATCCGTACCGTCGCGGTCGGCTTGCCGACCCTGGGGGACCGGGAAGCCCACGCCCGCGTTCTGGTGCCCAGACTGCCTTCGCCGCCCGCCGATCCCGCGGCGGCCGAACTGACGGCGAAGGAGTTCGCCGGCCGCACCGACGGGATGACGCTCCGCTCGATGACCGAGATCGCCCGGCTGTCCCTGGACCGCGGCATCGCCGCCGACCGGGTGGCCGACGCGGTGCGCATCTACAAGCTGGGCGTCGAGCAGAACCCTTGGCGGCAAGACAGTATCCGCTCGCACATCCTGGAGGGCGAGAAGGTCATCCGGGACAACGTGATCGGCCAGGAACGCGCGGTCGGCAAGACCCTGGACATCCTCAAGCGCGCCGCGCTGGGCCTGTCCGGCGCCCAGGCCACCAGCACCAAGTCCCGGCCCCGCGGCGTGCTGTTCTTCGCCGGTCCCACCGGCGTGGGCAAGACCGAACTGGCCAAGCAGGTCGCCGCGCTGCTGTTCGGCGACGTCGACTCCTATCTGCGCTTCGACATGAGCGAGTTCGCCGCCGACCACGCCGCCGACCGGCTGATCGGGGCCCCGCCCGGCTACGTCGGCTACGAGGCCGGCGGCGAGCTCACCGGGGCGGTGCGGCGCAATCCCTTCCAGGTGGTGCTGTTCGACGAGATCGAGAAGGCGCACCGGCTGGTCCTGGACAAGTTCCTGCAGATCCTGGAGGACGGCCGGCTCACCGACGGACAGGGAGTCACCACCTACTTCTCCGAGTGTGTCCTGATCTTCACGTCCAACCTCGGCGTCGTCGCCACCGACCCCGAGAGCGGGGAGCGCAGGCAGATCGTCCAGCCCGGGATGCCCTACTCGGAGCTGGAGAGCAAGGTGACGGCGGCGGTGCGGGACCACTTCACCTCGCAGATCGGCCGTCCCGAACTGCTCAACCGGCTCGGAGACAACATCGTCGTGTTCGACTTCATCGGTCCGGCGGCCGCCGAGGAGATCTGCGCCAAGCAGATCGGCAACATCGTCCAGACCATCGACCGGGAGCTGGAGATCGAGCTGCGCTTCGACGAGACGGCCCGGCGGCACCTGATCCAGGCCTGCGTGCAGGACAGCGCCAACGGCGGCCGGGGTATCGGCAACCGGTTGGAGAGCAATCTGATCAACCCGCTGGCCCGGCTGCTGTTCGACGAGGAAGCCGGGGCCGGCGCGACGGTCGAGATCCTCGCCGTGATCCCCGGCGACGTCGTCTCCGCCCCGCGGCTGCGGGCCCGCGTCACGCCGGGAGCGCGGCGATGA
- a CDS encoding FHA domain-containing protein, with translation MNWCCPECGPGEFYGDDDPMCPVHMCELIRADHYDDPPPDVEGTIGGVSGGIGPGPAPDGAQAWDRSRCWNCGSVPPDETNVECLDCHRALTPPRLLLRFPAGEVELEPGASAELGRVGPYARIFRNHPNVSRRHAVVGVDADGTAWIRPLPTPNGTFLDGSEIPGTDRHSLRDGHRIRLALHAEGLAAVYAR, from the coding sequence ATGAACTGGTGCTGCCCGGAGTGCGGACCGGGGGAGTTCTACGGCGACGACGACCCGATGTGCCCGGTCCACATGTGCGAGCTCATTCGGGCCGACCACTATGACGACCCGCCGCCGGACGTGGAGGGGACGATCGGCGGAGTGTCGGGCGGGATCGGCCCCGGGCCGGCGCCGGACGGCGCGCAGGCCTGGGACCGGTCCCGGTGCTGGAACTGCGGGAGCGTCCCGCCCGACGAGACCAACGTCGAGTGCCTGGACTGTCACAGGGCTCTGACTCCGCCCCGGCTGCTGCTCCGGTTCCCGGCCGGGGAGGTCGAGCTGGAACCGGGGGCCAGCGCGGAGCTGGGCCGGGTGGGGCCGTACGCGCGGATCTTCCGGAACCACCCCAACGTCTCGCGGCGGCACGCCGTGGTCGGTGTCGACGCGGACGGCACCGCCTGGATCCGGCCGCTGCCGACGCCGAACGGCACGTTCCTGGACGGCAGCGAGATCCCGGGGACGGATCGGCACAGCCTGCGCGACGGCCACAGGATCCGGCTCGCCCTGCACGCCGAGGGCCTGGCCGCGGTCTACGCACGATAG
- a CDS encoding 4Fe-4S single cluster domain-containing protein encodes MNAPALRISRSHYPVTALGPGVRLGVWVQGCPLACKGCMSRDTWDAAGGVRITVDELVDQWKAALADGATGLTVSGGEPFAQPGPLAEFLRRAAEVRAGHGYADAGYGEPDVLLYTGYELDELDRDQLAATQYADALITGRYQAGRPTDLIWRGSANQRLQPLTELGRRRYESCVDKRVASPALQLRVDTSGVWIIGVPRPGTLSRIDRALRRAGVVVDDVTWRPSRNPDGARSEDGTPPCPID; translated from the coding sequence GTGAACGCGCCGGCGCTCCGGATCAGCCGGAGCCACTACCCGGTCACCGCGCTCGGTCCCGGCGTCCGCCTCGGGGTCTGGGTGCAGGGGTGCCCGCTGGCTTGCAAGGGCTGCATGTCGCGCGACACGTGGGACGCGGCCGGCGGCGTGCGGATCACCGTCGACGAGCTGGTCGACCAGTGGAAAGCGGCGCTGGCCGACGGGGCCACCGGGCTGACCGTCAGCGGCGGTGAACCGTTCGCGCAGCCCGGACCGCTCGCGGAATTCCTGCGGCGCGCCGCCGAGGTCCGAGCGGGCCACGGGTACGCCGATGCGGGGTACGGCGAACCCGACGTCCTGCTCTACACCGGATACGAACTCGACGAACTCGACCGGGACCAACTCGCCGCGACACAGTACGCGGACGCCCTGATCACCGGCCGCTACCAGGCCGGCCGGCCGACCGATCTGATCTGGCGCGGCTCGGCGAACCAGCGGCTGCAGCCGCTGACCGAGCTGGGCCGCCGGCGTTACGAGTCCTGCGTGGACAAGCGCGTGGCGTCGCCGGCGCTGCAACTGCGCGTGGACACATCAGGGGTCTGGATCATCGGTGTGCCCCGGCCCGGCACGTTGAGCCGCATCGATCGCGCCCTGCGCCGGGCCGGCGTGGTGGTCGACGACGTCACCTGGCGGCCTTCCCGCAATCCGGACGGTGCCCGGAGTGAGGACGGCACGCCGCCATGTCCGATCGACTGA
- a CDS encoding AAA family ATPase, translated as MSDRLTRFEGFGDAARARMTDALTRELTLLWSGAAAAGLEPERLAAVVDTWRARLNSARAVPEAHSGPRKPGPAAPVRARRAALAKAAAAAASFVGRTAELGRLLELLEHVGSGRTASAVITGEAGVGKSRLLTEFAERARRGFGVHVLRGSCAEFGEGAMPFAPLSESLRTLLGESGPRSARQAAGQAWDDLAALFWDTSDTPAAGPDVGVPGQARVFGAVRRMLEQLGATAPVLLIIEDLQWADQSTLDLVSYLTRTMVGERTLLTYSHRSAAPPGHGLRTLLSEPGFRRQVTDVELSPFTESELSAFLGGPALMDLDAVRRCREASQGNALFAEQLVASTMLADPRVRVLPRTLDELMAARTAQLSEAARRVLRVVAVAHRVDDRVLKAVSGLDDGVLDEALGECHSQGMIVLDSIDGRYTIPYTTLSSAVYTGMEPQERSQLHDEIAQALAANTLGPTQDCDAAVELAHHWHRARRHPEALAAAVRAGESAMRIRGFHEAESHYQRVLTLWDRVADPEAAARCSRERILLARADAARWAGHPGQAAEHVREAVNAAGPHADPRQLGELYERLGSYQREAQAMPADGHAYAEAVRLLAQAAPREAVYARALSGLALSEVRAGSHLTALNRAREAVALAYDCGDAGAENHALNAAGVALAVCGRPTESGPVLRHALDVADRADRLEDVLRTYRNLALTLEFAGDTAGSADQARAGLRRARALGLADTRQGAALAGRAGASLMLLGQWDEAAELLREELAGHTRAEHGAHLRLILAGIAVERGRFSDAERLIEELRGRRIADSWFTAAVHFCESELWCWRGRPVLAYGAAHRGLGATDDILMRMRLCAVGLRAAADHRARPAEAAAPSGGELIAVAVEEAAHRPDMAVVQVLRRQCVAEHHRAAGTDTAEQWATVATGWDAMERPYPAAYARWRQAAAGSRAADRAGSQNPGAVAPALQAVQTASRLGAEPLRAEVARLIERLGLGVA; from the coding sequence ATGTCCGATCGACTGACCCGCTTCGAGGGCTTCGGCGACGCCGCCCGGGCCCGGATGACCGATGCGCTCACCCGTGAACTGACCCTGCTGTGGTCCGGTGCGGCCGCCGCGGGGCTCGAGCCGGAGCGGCTGGCCGCGGTGGTGGACACGTGGCGGGCCCGGCTGAATTCGGCTCGTGCGGTGCCAGAGGCGCACAGCGGACCTCGAAAACCCGGGCCCGCTGCCCCGGTTCGAGCTCGGCGTGCCGCACTCGCCAAGGCCGCCGCGGCGGCCGCGTCCTTCGTCGGCCGGACCGCCGAACTCGGACGGCTCCTGGAGCTGCTGGAGCACGTCGGTTCGGGCCGGACGGCCAGCGCTGTGATCACCGGGGAGGCCGGCGTCGGCAAGAGCCGGCTGCTCACCGAGTTCGCCGAACGAGCCCGCCGCGGCTTCGGCGTCCACGTACTCCGGGGATCGTGCGCCGAGTTCGGCGAGGGAGCCATGCCCTTCGCGCCGCTGAGCGAGTCGCTGCGCACGCTGCTGGGGGAGAGCGGCCCGCGGTCGGCGCGGCAGGCGGCCGGCCAGGCTTGGGACGATCTGGCCGCGCTGTTCTGGGACACCTCCGATACACCGGCCGCGGGACCGGACGTCGGCGTGCCGGGACAGGCGCGGGTATTCGGCGCGGTGCGGCGGATGCTGGAACAGCTCGGCGCCACCGCTCCGGTGCTGCTGATCATCGAGGATCTGCAATGGGCAGACCAGTCGACGCTGGACTTGGTGTCCTATCTGACGCGCACCATGGTTGGCGAACGGACGCTCCTCACGTACAGCCACCGCTCGGCGGCGCCGCCGGGTCACGGACTGCGGACGCTTTTGTCAGAGCCCGGATTCCGGCGCCAGGTGACCGACGTGGAGCTGTCCCCGTTCACCGAGAGCGAGTTGTCCGCGTTCCTCGGAGGACCCGCGCTGATGGACCTGGATGCCGTACGGCGCTGTCGCGAGGCGTCGCAGGGCAATGCCTTATTCGCCGAGCAACTCGTGGCTTCCACGATGCTCGCCGATCCGCGCGTCCGAGTCTTGCCACGGACCCTCGATGAGCTGATGGCGGCTCGAACCGCACAGCTCAGTGAAGCGGCGCGGCGCGTCCTGCGCGTCGTAGCAGTGGCCCACCGAGTCGACGATCGTGTGCTGAAAGCGGTGAGCGGGCTCGATGACGGCGTCCTGGACGAAGCGCTGGGGGAGTGCCATAGCCAAGGCATGATCGTCCTCGACTCCATCGACGGCCGCTACACCATTCCCTATACAACGCTCAGCTCGGCCGTCTACACCGGGATGGAGCCGCAGGAGCGGTCGCAGCTCCACGACGAAATCGCTCAGGCGCTGGCGGCCAACACGCTCGGTCCAACCCAGGACTGCGACGCCGCAGTCGAGCTCGCCCACCACTGGCACCGCGCGCGCCGCCATCCCGAAGCGCTCGCAGCGGCGGTGCGGGCCGGTGAGTCGGCCATGCGGATCCGTGGATTCCACGAGGCCGAGAGTCACTATCAACGAGTACTGACTTTGTGGGACCGGGTGGCCGATCCCGAAGCCGCAGCCCGCTGTTCCCGTGAGCGGATCCTCCTCGCCCGCGCGGACGCGGCTCGGTGGGCCGGGCATCCCGGACAGGCCGCGGAACACGTCCGAGAGGCCGTCAATGCCGCGGGCCCGCATGCGGATCCCCGCCAATTGGGGGAGCTGTATGAACGGCTCGGCAGCTACCAGCGGGAGGCGCAGGCCATGCCCGCGGACGGCCACGCCTACGCCGAGGCAGTACGGCTGCTGGCCCAGGCCGCGCCGCGCGAGGCGGTGTACGCCCGAGCCCTGTCCGGACTGGCGCTGTCCGAAGTGCGGGCCGGCTCGCACCTCACCGCGCTCAACCGGGCCCGGGAAGCGGTGGCGCTCGCCTACGACTGCGGCGACGCCGGTGCCGAGAACCACGCGCTCAACGCTGCCGGCGTGGCGCTGGCCGTGTGCGGCAGGCCCACGGAGAGCGGACCGGTGCTGCGCCATGCCCTGGACGTCGCCGACCGTGCCGACCGTCTGGAAGACGTGCTGCGCACGTACCGCAACCTGGCCCTGACGCTGGAATTCGCTGGCGACACCGCCGGATCGGCCGACCAGGCCCGCGCGGGCCTGCGCCGCGCCCGGGCGCTGGGCCTGGCGGACACCCGGCAGGGAGCGGCGTTGGCCGGCCGGGCCGGTGCCTCGCTGATGCTGCTCGGCCAGTGGGACGAGGCCGCGGAACTGCTGCGCGAGGAGCTCGCGGGGCACACGCGCGCGGAGCACGGTGCTCACTTGCGGCTGATCCTGGCCGGTATCGCAGTGGAACGCGGCCGGTTCTCGGACGCCGAGCGCCTGATCGAGGAGTTGCGCGGACGGCGGATCGCCGACTCGTGGTTCACCGCCGCGGTGCACTTCTGCGAATCAGAGCTCTGGTGTTGGCGCGGTCGACCCGTCCTGGCGTACGGCGCGGCTCACCGCGGCCTCGGCGCCACGGACGACATCCTGATGCGCATGCGGCTGTGCGCCGTCGGATTGCGGGCCGCAGCCGACCACCGCGCGCGGCCGGCGGAAGCCGCGGCGCCGTCCGGCGGGGAGCTGATCGCCGTCGCGGTCGAAGAAGCCGCCCACCGGCCCGACATGGCGGTGGTCCAGGTTCTGCGCCGCCAGTGTGTCGCCGAACATCACAGGGCCGCCGGCACCGACACGGCGGAGCAGTGGGCGACCGTCGCCACCGGCTGGGACGCCATGGAGC